From the genome of Vicia villosa cultivar HV-30 ecotype Madison, WI linkage group LG2, Vvil1.0, whole genome shotgun sequence, one region includes:
- the LOC131647203 gene encoding alkane hydroxylase MAH1-like, translating to MINIMFSYTSIFFALFFFLCIIFQIHRRLVCKYPVFIDYPFLGMLPPVLWNLWRIHDFITEELKQQHRSTCEFMGPWFTNMNYLITSDPINVHHMMSKCFDNYVKGDEYHEIFEAFGDGIFASDSDTWKYNRSLFHSIFKQKGFEVFQEKIIRNKLERSLIPMLDHVQQQGLVVDLQDIFNRFTFDNICSIVLGCDPNCLSVELPDVACEKAFNQIEECIFYRHKVPKSIWKLQKWLQIGEERNMTNACKTFDQFIYANIESKREELRKCSKDIEMFDLLTTLMKEENVSREVVHDDKFIRDAAFNLFVAGRDTITSALTWLFYLIATHPLVETKILEEIKENFGTINIEKNLGVDEVKKLVYLHGAICEALRLFPPVPFERKQAIKGDVLPSGHIVDPNTMILVSLYSMGRFEDVWGKDCLEFKPERWISERGGIVHEPSYKFISFNAGPRTCLGKDSSFIQIKMIAIAILCNYRVLLEEGHIPSLSHSIVLFMKNGLKVRIAKR from the coding sequence ATGATCAATATCATGTTTAGCTATACATCAATATTTTTTGCACTTTTTTTCTTCTTGTGCATAATCTTCCAAATTCATCGTAGACTAGTTTGCAAGTATCCAGTTTTTATAGATTATCCTTTTCTCGGCATGTTACCGCCAGTGCTTTGGAACTTGTGGAGAATTCATGATTTCATTACTGAGGAATTGAAACAACAACATAGGAGCACATGTGAGTTCATGGGACCTTGGTTTACCAACATGAACTATTTGATCACTAGTGATCCCATCAACGTGCATCACATGATGAGCAAGTGTTTTGATAACTATGTGAAGGGTGATGAGTATCATGAGATTTTTGAAGCATTTGGAGATGGAATATTTGCGAGCGATTCGGATACATGGAAATACAATAGGTCTCTTTTTCATTCAATTTTCAAGCAAAAAGGTTTTGAAGTGTTTCAAGAGAAAATTATTCGAAACAAGTTGGAGAGAAGCTTGATTCCTATGTTGGATCATGTTCAACAACAAGGGTTGGTGGTGGATTTACAAGATATATTCAACCGCTTCACATTCGATAATATTTGTTCAATAGTTCTTGGATGCGATCCAAATTGTCTATCCGTTGAACTTCCTGATGTTGCTTGCGAGAAGGCTTTTAACCAAATTGAAGAGTGCATATTCTATAGACATAAAGTGCCTAAAAGTATTTGGAAGTTGCAAAAATGGCTTCAAATTGGTGAAGAGAGAAATATGACCAATGCATGCAAAACCTTTGATCAATTTATATATGCAAATATAGAGTCCAAAAGAGAGGAGCTAAGAAAATGTAGCAAAGAtattgaaatgtttgatttgcTAACAACTTTGATGAAAGAGGAGAATGTGTCACGAGAAGTCGTACACGATGACAAGTTTATAAGAGATGCTGCTTTCAATCTATTTGTAGCGGGAAGAGATACTATAACTTCAGCTCTTACATGGCTATTTTATCTTATTGCTACACATCCTTTAGTAGAAACTAAGATTCTTGAAGAGATTAAAGAAAATTTTGGAACAATTAATATTGAAAAGAATTTAGGAGTGGATGAGGTTAAAAAGCTAGTTTATCTTCATGGTGCTATATGTGAGGCTCTAAGGCTCTTTCCTCCTGTACCTTTTGAGAGAAAGCAAGCAATTAAAGGTGATGTACTTCCAAGTGGTCACATTGTTGATCCTAATACAATGATATTGGTTTCTTTGTATTCAATGGGGAGATTTGAAGATGTATGGGGAAAAGATTGCTTGGAGTTCAAGCCAGAGAGATGGATATCTGAGAGAGGGGGCATTGTTCATGAACCATCTTACAAGTTCATAAGTTTTAATGCTGGGCCTAGGACTTGTTTGGGAAAAGACTCTTCCTTCATTCAAATTAAGATGATAGCAATTGCAATTTTATGCAACTATCGGGTACTATTGGAGGAAGGTCACATTCCTTCATTAAGTCATTCTATTGTACTTTTTATGAAGAATGGTTTGAAGGTTCGGATTGCAAAAAGATAA